A region of Sulfuricella denitrificans skB26 DNA encodes the following proteins:
- the nuoN gene encoding NADH-quinone oxidoreductase subunit NuoN — MIFAMPNLTPALPEIFVLIMASLILLVDLFLSSKNRFVSYALTQFTLLGAAWITVSTSGSDVVHTFNGMFVDDVMSDVLKMMTYLAVAAMLVYSRSYIQLRNLFSGEFFVLVLFAMLGMMVMISASHFLTLYLGLELLSLCLYSLVALQRDSAQATEAAMKYFVLGALASGLLLYGMSMVYGATGSLELSKVAAAVQQSAGSRTMLVFGLVFIVAGLAFKLGAVPFHMWVPDVYQGAPTAVTLFIGSAPKIAAFAFVMRLLIEGLQGMASDWQGMLIIMAVLSMAIGNITAIAQTNIKRMLAYSTISHMGFLLLGILSGSLNGYSSSMFYVLSYVLMSLGTFGMILLLSRKGFEAENLDDFKGLNQRSPWYAFMMLLLMFSMAGVPPTVGFYAKLSVLQAALQAGFVWVVVFAVLMSVIGAFYYLRIVKLMYFDAPEDQSPITAQPDASVLMSMNGMAVLALGILPQPLMALCAYSIQHSLL; from the coding sequence ATGATATTCGCCATGCCCAACCTGACGCCTGCACTGCCGGAAATCTTCGTGCTGATCATGGCATCGCTGATCCTGTTGGTGGACCTGTTTCTGTCAAGCAAGAATCGTTTCGTCAGCTATGCCCTGACCCAGTTCACGCTGCTCGGTGCCGCCTGGATAACCGTGAGCACTAGCGGTTCGGATGTGGTTCATACTTTCAATGGTATGTTCGTCGACGACGTCATGTCCGACGTGCTGAAGATGATGACCTACCTTGCCGTGGCGGCGATGCTGGTCTATTCACGCAGTTATATCCAGCTGCGCAACCTCTTCAGTGGTGAGTTTTTCGTGCTGGTGCTGTTCGCCATGCTCGGCATGATGGTGATGATTTCGGCCAGTCACTTCCTGACCCTGTATCTTGGTCTGGAACTGTTGTCACTGTGCCTGTATTCGCTGGTGGCCCTGCAGCGCGACTCGGCGCAGGCGACCGAGGCGGCGATGAAGTATTTCGTGCTGGGCGCACTGGCTTCAGGTCTGCTTCTCTACGGTATGTCTATGGTTTACGGTGCAACCGGCAGCCTGGAGCTGAGCAAGGTGGCCGCTGCCGTCCAGCAAAGCGCCGGCAGCAGGACGATGCTGGTGTTCGGTCTGGTATTCATCGTCGCCGGGCTGGCCTTCAAGCTGGGTGCAGTGCCTTTTCACATGTGGGTGCCCGACGTCTATCAGGGCGCACCTACCGCGGTGACGCTGTTCATCGGCTCGGCACCAAAGATCGCTGCCTTTGCCTTCGTCATGCGCCTCCTGATCGAAGGCCTGCAGGGAATGGCAAGTGACTGGCAGGGCATGCTGATCATCATGGCTGTGCTGTCGATGGCGATCGGCAACATCACCGCCATCGCTCAGACCAATATCAAGCGCATGCTGGCCTATTCCACCATCTCCCATATGGGATTCCTGCTGCTCGGTATCCTTTCCGGCAGCCTGAACGGCTATAGCAGTTCCATGTTTTACGTGCTGTCCTACGTGCTGATGAGTCTGGGTACTTTCGGCATGATACTGCTGCTGTCGCGCAAGGGCTTTGAGGCAGAAAATCTCGATGACTTCAAGGGTTTGAATCAGCGCAGCCCATGGTATGCCTTCATGATGTTGCTGTTGATGTTCTCCATGGCCGGCGTGCCCCCGACAGTCGGCTTCTACGCCAAACTGTCGGTGCTCCAGGCGGCATTGCAGGCCGGCTTCGTCTGGGTTGTCGTGTTCGCCGTCCTGATGTCGGTGATTGGTGCTTTCTACTACCTGCGCATCGTCAAGCTGATGTATTTCGATGCGCCTGAAGATCAGTCGCCAATTACTGCGCAACCTGACGCCAGCGTGCTCATGAGCATGAACGGAATGGCCGTGCTGGCGCTGGGCATCCTGCCACAGCCCTTGATGGCGTTGTGCGCCTATAGCATCCAGCATTCCTTGCTGTGA
- a CDS encoding NADH-quinone oxidoreductase subunit M has product MFAGLSLLSLVIWVPIAAGVAVLATGGDRNAGLARVLALIGALAGFALSLPLYAQFDTLQAGMQFVEISPWIETFKVTYHLGVDGISVLFILLTTFTTVLVVIAGWKVIEKRVAQYMAAFLFMSGLMNGVFAALDAVLFYVFWEAMLIPMFLIIGIWGGPNRVYAAVKFFLYTLLGSLLMLVAFIYLYTKGGTFEILDFHRLPLTLTEQILIFFAFFMAFAVKVPMWPVHTWLPDAHVEAPTGGSVVLAAIMLKMGAYGFLRLSLPIVPDASHALSGFMITLSLIAVVYIGLVALAQTDMKKLIAYSSISHMGFVTLGFFIFNAYGVEGALVQMISHGFISAAMFLSVGVLYDRMHSRMIADYGGVANRMPIFAAFFVLFAMANSGLPGTSGFVGEFMVIMGAVKANFWYAFLAAATLIFGAAYTLWMVKRVVFGAVANDHVEHLKDVTPREFLVLGLLAVAVLGMGLYPLPFTEVMHHSVNNLLSHVAQSKL; this is encoded by the coding sequence ATGTTTGCAGGCCTGTCATTGTTGAGTCTGGTTATCTGGGTGCCGATCGCGGCCGGCGTTGCCGTGCTCGCCACCGGCGGCGACCGCAACGCCGGGCTTGCCCGTGTTCTGGCGCTGATCGGTGCTCTTGCCGGCTTCGCGCTGAGCCTGCCGCTGTATGCCCAGTTCGACACCCTGCAGGCAGGCATGCAGTTCGTCGAAATCAGTCCCTGGATCGAGACCTTCAAGGTCACCTACCATCTTGGCGTGGATGGCATCTCCGTATTGTTCATCCTGCTCACCACCTTCACCACTGTGCTGGTGGTGATCGCCGGCTGGAAAGTGATCGAAAAACGTGTGGCGCAGTACATGGCAGCCTTTCTCTTCATGTCCGGCCTGATGAACGGTGTATTCGCAGCGCTTGATGCGGTGCTGTTTTACGTGTTCTGGGAGGCGATGCTGATTCCGATGTTCCTGATCATTGGAATCTGGGGTGGGCCGAATCGGGTTTACGCAGCGGTCAAGTTCTTCCTGTATACCTTGCTCGGCTCACTGCTGATGCTGGTGGCGTTCATCTACCTGTACACCAAGGGCGGCACCTTCGAAATCCTGGATTTCCACCGCCTGCCGCTTACCCTGACCGAGCAGATTTTGATCTTCTTCGCTTTCTTCATGGCGTTCGCGGTCAAGGTGCCGATGTGGCCGGTGCACACCTGGCTGCCTGATGCTCACGTTGAAGCGCCGACTGGCGGTTCGGTGGTACTGGCGGCGATCATGCTGAAGATGGGTGCCTACGGTTTCCTACGCCTCTCCTTGCCGATCGTACCGGATGCGAGCCATGCCCTGTCCGGCTTCATGATTACCCTGTCGCTGATCGCCGTGGTCTACATCGGTCTTGTGGCGCTGGCGCAAACGGACATGAAGAAACTGATCGCCTATTCTTCGATTTCGCACATGGGCTTCGTTACTCTCGGCTTCTTCATCTTCAACGCCTACGGTGTGGAAGGCGCGCTGGTACAGATGATTTCCCACGGCTTCATCTCCGCCGCGATGTTCCTTAGCGTGGGTGTGCTCTACGACCGAATGCACAGCCGCATGATTGCCGACTACGGCGGCGTGGCGAACAGAATGCCGATCTTCGCCGCTTTTTTCGTGTTGTTCGCAATGGCCAATTCGGGCCTGCCGGGGACCAGTGGCTTCGTTGGTGAATTCATGGTGATCATGGGCGCGGTCAAGGCCAACTTCTGGTACGCCTTCCTCGCCGCCGCTACACTGATTTTCGGTGCCGCCTACACGCTGTGGATGGTGAAGCGGGTGGTGTTCGGCGCTGTCGCCAACGACCATGTCGAGCATCTCAAGGATGTCACGCCGCGAGAGTTCCTGGTGCTGGGTCTGCTGGCCGTTGCGGTGCTCGGCATGGGGTTGTACCCGCTGCCGTTTACCGAGGTGATGCACCATTCGGTGAACAACCTGCTGTCGCATGTGGCGCAAAGCAAGCTTTAA
- a CDS encoding DEAD/DEAH box helicase family protein, giving the protein MTKTNEAYSRVAIDAQLAGQGWNTQDQNSVRYEVFVEDGTRADYVLCDRHGRSMAVIEAKRFSVSPGDAAEQAKGYARQLGVPYIFLTNGDEVRFWEWEREAFSHPVKTFFKQDDLERRFATRLLRRDPLTVNIDTRIVERDYQIECIDILCREIEQGRRKLLVEMATGTGKTRTAAAFIKRLFEANAITRVLFLVDRIPLAKQTEDAFAEHLPDYPAYVLRAGRRFQDEKQITITTLQSMVNIYADYSPGYFDLVISDECHRSIYGQWKKVLLHFDGVQVGLTATPCVADGDLGDEEDTLFVRDTLRFFEVEKPTFSYKLKDAIREGYLAPYQIYKAQTVKTAAEGGFEVKRDELDWPTMDTDTRVEFEKLFQGIDSLVVDPSALERRFTIPERNRAIVREFRQVLDNGFIDSKGVQRKPLFGKTIVFAVNKRHAETLAQLFDAQFADLKPSPEIRYADYVVSGMGSDDTLDGMSKIRRFKKEPFPKILVSVNMLDTGFDCPEVVSLIFARFTRSTILYQQMRGRGTRKATGKPVFTMFDFTGVCDYHGDDDPMAEGGVIVAKTPSKKKYEPRRLLALDIDDHIDPTTREWISIDENGNMVFPEASEIKATELGTSFEAWLLAREDINPGEESWLRMIGSQLRANAGSMDEFSTGHFAFHPFSQLGGYPQAVRVFGGEERLEVLIDSLNAAVFGLDKSASQDTSSRDDRRGLMQ; this is encoded by the coding sequence ATGACAAAAACCAACGAAGCCTACTCTCGCGTCGCCATCGACGCCCAGCTTGCAGGCCAAGGCTGGAATACCCAAGACCAGAACAGCGTCCGCTATGAAGTGTTCGTCGAGGATGGCACGCGCGCCGACTATGTGCTGTGCGACCGTCATGGTCGTTCGATGGCGGTCATCGAGGCGAAGCGTTTCTCGGTAAGCCCCGGCGATGCCGCCGAACAGGCCAAGGGCTACGCTCGCCAGCTCGGCGTGCCCTACATCTTCCTCACCAACGGCGACGAAGTGCGGTTCTGGGAATGGGAGCGCGAAGCCTTTTCCCATCCGGTCAAGACTTTCTTCAAGCAGGACGACCTCGAACGCCGTTTTGCTACCCGCCTGCTACGTCGTGACCCGCTTACCGTCAACATAGACACCCGCATCGTCGAGCGCGATTACCAGATTGAGTGCATCGACATCCTCTGCCGCGAGATCGAACAGGGGCGACGTAAACTCCTGGTCGAAATGGCGACCGGAACCGGAAAAACGCGCACCGCCGCCGCCTTCATCAAGCGGCTTTTCGAGGCCAACGCCATCACTCGTGTGTTATTTCTGGTGGATCGCATACCACTCGCCAAACAGACCGAGGACGCCTTCGCCGAGCATCTGCCCGACTATCCCGCCTACGTGCTGCGCGCCGGGCGGCGATTCCAGGACGAGAAGCAAATCACCATCACCACGCTGCAATCCATGGTGAACATCTACGCCGATTACTCGCCGGGCTACTTCGATCTGGTTATCAGCGACGAGTGCCACCGCAGCATCTACGGCCAATGGAAGAAAGTGCTGCTGCACTTCGACGGCGTGCAGGTCGGCCTCACCGCCACGCCGTGCGTGGCCGATGGCGACTTGGGCGATGAGGAAGACACGCTTTTCGTGCGCGACACCCTGCGCTTTTTCGAGGTCGAGAAGCCCACCTTCTCCTACAAGTTAAAAGACGCGATCCGCGAAGGCTACCTCGCCCCGTATCAGATTTACAAGGCCCAGACCGTCAAGACTGCTGCCGAGGGCGGCTTCGAGGTTAAGCGCGACGAGTTGGACTGGCCAACCATGGATACCGACACCCGCGTCGAATTCGAAAAACTCTTTCAGGGCATCGACTCCTTGGTGGTCGATCCTTCCGCACTGGAACGCCGTTTCACCATTCCAGAACGCAACCGCGCCATCGTGCGTGAATTCCGCCAAGTGCTGGATAACGGCTTCATCGACAGCAAGGGCGTGCAACGGAAACCCCTGTTCGGCAAAACCATCGTTTTCGCCGTCAACAAACGCCACGCCGAGACACTGGCCCAACTCTTCGATGCCCAGTTTGCCGACCTGAAACCCTCACCCGAGATCCGCTATGCGGATTATGTAGTCTCCGGCATGGGCAGTGACGACACCCTCGACGGCATGAGTAAGATACGCCGCTTCAAGAAAGAGCCGTTCCCCAAGATTCTCGTGTCGGTGAACATGCTGGATACCGGCTTCGACTGCCCCGAAGTAGTCAGCCTGATTTTCGCCCGCTTCACCCGCTCGACCATCCTCTACCAGCAGATGCGCGGGCGTGGCACGCGCAAGGCAACAGGTAAACCCGTCTTCACCATGTTCGACTTCACTGGCGTGTGCGACTATCACGGCGACGATGACCCGATGGCTGAGGGTGGCGTGATTGTTGCCAAAACACCATCCAAGAAGAAATACGAACCGCGCCGCCTGCTGGCACTGGACATCGACGACCATATCGACCCGACAACGCGCGAATGGATCAGCATTGATGAAAACGGCAACATGGTTTTCCCCGAGGCGTCCGAGATCAAGGCCACCGAACTGGGCACCAGCTTCGAGGCATGGCTGCTGGCACGGGAGGATATCAACCCCGGCGAGGAAAGTTGGCTGCGGATGATAGGCAGCCAGTTGCGGGCCAACGCCGGAAGCATGGACGAGTTCAGCACCGGCCACTTCGCTTTCCATCCGTTTTCTCAGTTAGGCGGTTATCCGCAGGCAGTGCGTGTCTTCGGTGGCGAAGAACGCCTCGAAGTCCTGATCGACAGCCTGAACGCCGCCGTTTTCGGCCTTGACAAATCGGCGTCACAGGATACTTCCAGCCGTGATGACAGACGCGGGTTGATGCAATGA
- a CDS encoding HsdM family class I SAM-dependent methyltransferase, with protein MPLTPDMRRSIDQIRDYLFGGGYPDPVSNAEQLSFLFFFYLIEGIDTENKLKAKVLKLPYESLFAGDWKLRNPLNATVRPERSEAESKGGDTIPRDRFRWSIWAKGLSGESLVRFVRDEVFAFVTELGERGAHNFMSGARLSIDEPTVLTQVINLVDGLRLDQSDADTKGDLFEHVLRQIKQAGELGQFRTPRHIIRTIVEIIDPKVGETIYDPAAGTAGFLVAAYNHIRLGNSSSGAIHEAELDGKMQKRGLGDKLSAAQVSALQTATFFGNDVDPKMVRLATMNLTLRGLANVRILLRNVLTTTLDNERKAELGLPAEGFHVVLANPPFAGRVDKDRVVEEVKVGTSTATELLFLKYMMDSLRTGGRCGVIVPEGVLFGSTTAHKELRRQLIENNRVEAVLSLPGGVFQPYAGVKTSVLFFRKGGSTEKVQFLHADNDGYKLDANHDTPIEADDLPALTEAYQVCEQNWVKWQARDSDAEWTDKYWFADAATLRANDFNLSAGRYRPMSQAAVEHRDPRELLDELAAIEAEIVEEVEALRVVLAEGA; from the coding sequence ATGCCCCTGACCCCCGACATGCGGCGGTCTATCGACCAGATACGCGACTACCTCTTCGGCGGCGGCTATCCCGACCCGGTGAGCAACGCCGAACAACTCTCGTTTCTGTTCTTCTTCTACCTGATCGAGGGTATCGACACCGAGAATAAACTCAAAGCCAAGGTGCTGAAACTGCCCTATGAGAGCCTGTTCGCGGGCGACTGGAAACTGCGTAATCCGCTCAACGCCACCGTTCGCCCTGAGCGTAGCGAAGCGGAGTCGAAGGGCGGCGACACCATTCCGCGCGACCGTTTCCGCTGGTCGATATGGGCCAAGGGGTTATCGGGTGAATCGCTGGTGCGTTTTGTGCGCGACGAGGTGTTCGCTTTCGTTACTGAACTGGGCGAGCGGGGTGCCCACAATTTTATGAGCGGCGCACGGCTTTCCATCGACGAGCCAACCGTGTTGACTCAGGTTATTAATCTGGTCGATGGTCTGCGGCTCGACCAGTCGGATGCCGACACCAAGGGCGACCTGTTCGAGCATGTGCTGCGGCAGATCAAGCAGGCAGGTGAATTGGGCCAGTTCCGCACGCCACGCCACATCATCCGCACCATCGTCGAAATCATCGACCCGAAGGTGGGCGAAACTATCTACGACCCGGCAGCGGGCACGGCAGGCTTTCTGGTGGCAGCCTACAATCACATCCGTCTTGGCAACTCCTCATCCGGTGCGATTCATGAGGCCGAACTCGACGGCAAGATGCAGAAGCGCGGTCTGGGTGACAAACTCTCGGCGGCACAGGTTTCCGCCCTGCAAACCGCCACCTTCTTCGGCAACGATGTTGACCCGAAAATGGTGCGGCTCGCCACCATGAACCTGACCCTGCGCGGACTGGCGAATGTTCGCATCCTGCTGCGCAATGTGCTGACCACCACGTTGGACAACGAACGCAAGGCCGAGTTGGGCCTGCCCGCCGAGGGCTTCCATGTCGTGCTCGCCAATCCGCCATTTGCCGGACGGGTGGATAAGGATAGAGTCGTCGAGGAAGTGAAGGTCGGCACCAGCACGGCCACCGAGTTACTGTTTCTGAAATACATGATGGACAGCCTGCGGACTGGCGGACGCTGTGGCGTGATCGTGCCCGAGGGCGTGCTGTTCGGCTCCACCACTGCGCATAAGGAATTGCGGCGGCAACTGATCGAAAATAACCGGGTCGAGGCGGTGCTATCTCTGCCTGGTGGCGTGTTCCAGCCCTACGCTGGTGTGAAGACTTCGGTGTTGTTCTTCCGCAAAGGTGGCAGCACTGAGAAAGTGCAGTTCCTCCACGCCGACAACGACGGCTACAAACTGGACGCCAACCACGACACGCCCATCGAGGCCGACGACCTCCCCGCCCTGACAGAAGCGTACCAAGTGTGTGAACAGAACTGGGTGAAATGGCAGGCCCGCGACAGCGACGCGGAGTGGACGGACAAATACTGGTTTGCCGATGCGGCAACGCTGCGGGCCAACGACTTCAATCTTTCCGCTGGGCGCTATCGGCCCATGTCCCAAGCCGCCGTCGAGCACCGCGACCCGCGCGAGTTGCTGGACGAACTGGCAGCGATTGAGGCGGAGATTGTGGAGGAAGTGGAGGCGTTGCGGGTGGTATTGGCGGAGGGGGCTTAA
- a CDS encoding GIY-YIG nuclease family protein, with translation MTFWVYILRCADGSYYTGHTDNLEKRMGEHQTGTCGGYTAERLPVELAWSQECATREEALAAELQIKGWSRKKKEAMMQGDWGKVSQLAKKDFTKKK, from the coding sequence ATGACATTCTGGGTTTACATCCTTCGCTGCGCTGACGGTTCTTACTACACAGGGCACACCGATAACCTCGAAAAACGCATGGGTGAACATCAAACCGGCACATGCGGTGGATACACAGCCGAACGTTTGCCGGTTGAGCTTGCGTGGTCTCAGGAATGCGCTACCCGTGAAGAAGCCTTGGCCGCAGAATTGCAGATCAAAGGTTGGAGCCGGAAAAAGAAGGAAGCCATGATGCAGGGCGATTGGGGGAAGGTATCCCAGTTGGCGAAAAAAGATTTCACGAAGAAGAAGTAG
- a CDS encoding NUDIX domain-containing protein, with protein sequence MDSPDLTETQLSTSNVYDGRLLHVREDQVVLPNGNTTTREYIVHPGAVVVVPLLDNGDVLMVRQFRYPVGREFHELPAGKIDAGEDVLVCGQRELMEETGYAAQDWKFLTTIHPCIGYSDERILIYLAQGLSEHGHRRDEDEFLENVQLPLATAMEWVRGGRISDVKTIIGLFWAEKIVENRWVS encoded by the coding sequence ATGGATTCCCCTGATTTAACTGAAACTCAATTGTCCACGAGTAACGTCTATGATGGCCGCCTGTTGCATGTAAGGGAGGACCAGGTGGTGCTACCCAACGGCAACACCACCACGCGCGAGTACATCGTCCATCCCGGTGCGGTGGTGGTGGTTCCGCTGCTGGACAACGGCGATGTGCTGATGGTGCGGCAGTTCCGCTATCCGGTGGGCCGCGAGTTTCATGAATTGCCAGCCGGCAAGATCGATGCCGGTGAGGACGTGCTTGTCTGCGGCCAGCGCGAACTGATGGAGGAAACCGGCTACGCCGCGCAAGACTGGAAGTTTCTCACTACGATCCATCCCTGCATCGGTTATTCGGATGAAAGGATACTCATCTATCTGGCGCAGGGATTGAGCGAGCACGGCCACCGGCGTGACGAGGACGAGTTCCTGGAGAACGTTCAGTTGCCTCTGGCCACGGCTATGGAATGGGTGCGTGGCGGGCGCATCAGCGATGTGAAGACCATCATCGGCCTGTTCTGGGCAGAGAAAATTGTCGAAAATAGGTGGGTGTCATAG